One region of Pedosphaera parvula Ellin514 genomic DNA includes:
- a CDS encoding peptidoglycan DD-metalloendopeptidase family protein: MEIETTNARNAHADYYGNHVKIAVDGKTPNGESIDLIYAHMLAVTVSVGQHLNVGDPVGLSDNTGNSTTEHVHFQSEYRGGAQTCPFYFAHFKYPIVFNPTGTLQVGRVIRVTAPSTPIRTDRFDSSSQITTAYSNQLYFCSYPKRGYYQVFIPNNTSCRSGWIRATEAEEVFAGTVIQALPDNAAFTQLGQLASKYAILSGANDTNNQIGQIVFGGGRFVADQITNGYYRIPLPGASATWGWVKPTARMVVYPQLTNPNLNLATLPNNNFPIRESFSSVGKSMFGRPKFNRSVVNTFSPASPGGDGKALFVTDATNAGDGTSESVLVGKPWHKNYYVQCDVYFNYRPSYLVGDGGYERYGIFLRDDGFAGLDTTFEGAGNAYALLWDADDGRLRAAKLVDGAVTDFLPTITYVTGSGWHTMRIEARGNKIKYLLDGQVLIEATDSTFASGQFGIGYSMHFTGYPAGRGAYFDNFVADTLDVTPPRFGVSLQADGKLHLLLSGDVGSTSAVERATSLSLLDWSFYTNIVNSNATVEFLDETNVPARFYRARRLQ, from the coding sequence GTGGAGATTGAGACGACGAATGCGAGGAATGCGCATGCGGATTATTACGGCAATCATGTGAAGATTGCGGTGGATGGAAAGACTCCGAATGGCGAATCCATTGACCTGATTTATGCGCACATGCTGGCGGTGACGGTGAGCGTGGGGCAGCATCTGAATGTGGGGGATCCGGTGGGGCTCTCAGATAACACAGGCAATTCCACGACGGAGCATGTGCATTTCCAGAGTGAATACCGGGGCGGGGCGCAGACATGCCCGTTTTATTTCGCACACTTCAAATACCCGATTGTTTTCAATCCAACGGGGACATTGCAGGTGGGCAGGGTGATCCGAGTGACTGCACCCAGCACGCCGATTCGGACAGATCGATTCGATAGCAGTTCGCAGATTACGACTGCTTATTCAAACCAGCTGTACTTCTGCAGTTATCCGAAGCGGGGTTATTACCAAGTTTTTATTCCCAATAATACTTCGTGTCGATCGGGTTGGATCAGGGCGACGGAGGCGGAGGAAGTTTTTGCCGGCACGGTGATTCAGGCGTTGCCGGATAATGCGGCTTTCACGCAACTGGGGCAACTCGCGAGCAAGTACGCCATCCTCTCGGGGGCGAATGATACCAACAACCAGATCGGACAGATTGTTTTTGGTGGTGGTCGTTTCGTGGCGGATCAAATCACGAACGGATACTATCGCATCCCATTGCCGGGAGCTTCCGCGACATGGGGTTGGGTGAAGCCGACGGCTCGGATGGTGGTGTATCCGCAATTGACGAATCCGAATCTGAACCTGGCGACGTTGCCGAATAACAATTTTCCGATACGGGAATCGTTTAGCAGTGTGGGCAAGTCGATGTTTGGTCGGCCGAAGTTTAATCGCTCGGTGGTGAATACGTTCAGTCCGGCGTCGCCGGGTGGTGATGGAAAGGCGTTGTTTGTGACGGATGCCACGAATGCCGGCGATGGGACGAGTGAATCGGTGTTGGTGGGGAAGCCGTGGCATAAAAATTATTATGTGCAGTGCGATGTGTATTTCAATTATCGCCCGTCCTATCTGGTTGGTGATGGCGGTTACGAACGCTATGGAATATTTTTGCGCGACGATGGGTTCGCCGGTTTGGACACGACGTTTGAAGGAGCCGGGAATGCTTATGCGCTGCTCTGGGATGCGGATGACGGTCGTTTGCGGGCTGCGAAACTGGTGGATGGGGCGGTAACGGATTTTTTACCCACGATAACATATGTCACTGGAAGCGGATGGCACACGATGCGCATTGAAGCGCGGGGGAATAAAATTAAATACCTGTTGGACGGGCAGGTGTTGATTGAGGCGACGGATTCGACGTTTGCTTCGGGACAATTTGGCATTGGCTACTCGATGCATTTCACCGGCTATCCGGCGGGTCGTGGGGCGTATTTCGATAACTTTGTGGCGGACACGTTGGATGTGACGCCTCCGCGTTTTGGTGTGAGTTTGCAGGCGGATGGGAAGCTGCACTTATTGCTGAGCGGAGATGTGGGATCGACCAGTGCGGTGGAGCGGGCGACGAGTTTGAGTCTGCTCGATTGGTCATTCTACACGAACATCGTCAATAGCAATGCGACGGTGGAATTCCTGGATGAGACGAATGTGCCCGCACGGTTCTATCGGGCAAGAAGGTTGCAATAG
- a CDS encoding YidH family protein: MPDTNDPCSHENVNNHLAWIRTRMAAERTLESWIRTASALIAFGFAIVQFFDRLNQMQEVVPPRNPHLSRNIGLALIAIGTTALGIAIMQYQKLVNYLRSEPFHSIARIKGMRNLYSSLIVAIFLCLVGLLCIGIIIARMPVR, translated from the coding sequence ATGCCAGATACAAACGACCCATGCTCACACGAAAATGTGAACAACCACCTTGCCTGGATTCGCACCCGCATGGCCGCCGAACGCACCCTGGAATCCTGGATTCGCACCGCATCGGCCTTGATCGCGTTCGGATTCGCCATTGTGCAGTTCTTTGATCGGCTGAACCAGATGCAAGAGGTGGTGCCGCCCAGGAACCCGCATTTGTCCCGCAACATCGGTCTGGCTTTGATAGCGATCGGAACCACGGCATTGGGCATCGCCATCATGCAATACCAGAAGCTCGTGAATTATCTGCGGAGCGAACCCTTTCACTCCATCGCTCGAATCAAAGGCATGAGAAACCTCTATTCCAGCTTGATCGTCGCGATTTTCCTCTGCCTGGTCGGTCTTTTATGCATCGGCATCATCATAGCCAGAATGCCAGTCCGTTGA
- a CDS encoding DUF4126 family protein: MNTNYIFVIALGMGIVAGLRSLTAPAVTSWAAHLGWLNLHGTAVAFMGTLAAALIFTLLAVLEFVTDLLPKTPSRTKPGPLTARIIMGALCGACICAAAGQSLILGAVLGGIGAIIGAYSGYQARTKLVNRFHVKDVFVAIPEDIVAIGIACLLITFSLRGS, from the coding sequence ATGAATACGAACTACATTTTCGTCATTGCACTCGGCATGGGAATCGTCGCCGGACTACGTTCCCTCACCGCCCCTGCTGTGACGAGTTGGGCTGCGCATCTCGGTTGGCTGAACCTGCACGGCACCGCCGTCGCGTTCATGGGGACCCTCGCGGCAGCGCTCATTTTCACGCTGCTGGCCGTCCTCGAATTTGTGACCGACCTCCTGCCCAAAACTCCGAGCCGCACCAAGCCCGGCCCCTTGACCGCGCGCATCATCATGGGCGCACTCTGCGGTGCCTGCATTTGCGCTGCTGCCGGTCAATCCCTGATCCTGGGTGCCGTGCTCGGTGGAATCGGTGCCATCATCGGAGCCTATTCCGGTTACCAGGCCCGCACCAAGCTCGTAAACCGTTTCCATGTAAAAGACGTCTTCGTCGCCATCCCCGAAGACATCGTCGCCATCGGCATTGCCTGCCTGCTCATCACATTTTCGTTGCGTGGAAGCTGA
- a CDS encoding immunoglobulin domain-containing protein, translated as MNFPSPNGHYLAMGNDDHRTELTANGNVLAIYYNTLDKTWPTNDAATAAASINQWVMNNFTNTGPRPDWIVLNEIASSTWTPNPSYRTWIRDVVHALKTTYGYTIIVYAPYTNPVGTAADWQGLASDAYIGIENYLSGQEISAQSFSVSWCQGQYSSSLVNYSNFGVSPNRLILGEHFAQSTNSTGFGRSGVSSNNWDSAIIARSRGATNVAFAGFIGYSWGANGMNVSQDEMIHFEDTYATNPLPRKTSVTLPYIIDQPLSQSAVWKTNVSFSVMPAGKAPLGYQWRLNGATIPGATNQTLTLTNIGAANAGAYSVMLSNVAGTTLSSNAVLTIFMPDDHYQLSKLWSLAPGSAPYATGSTNLSTSQTPLQRGIAYNALSNQVYIVSRSGATTGLNINVLDGSTGMWLYSLDTTGISGGAIVLLEMMAAADGALYAANLDVSGGTTPSTFRLYRWTNSSPTTKPIQVFQGEPAGQATAFRWGDAMDLRGTGTNTQLIIDSQLLAGSVGGPFAAILTPSSGAMNQFVTTALTEPNGSGSLGRSLQFGAGNTFWQKRKGTALMQLSYDLTNHNSTLLMSVTNLPAALGPVAIDLARGFLAGLSFSGNSTQPDAIELYEIQDLSNPVLIARYNFPTNELGNANFIGQIVINGDRLYACDGNNGFLAFSIIPPVIPKLHLNLSNDIISIAWTNSVSGWNLQKTINLSAANSWTNFSQLPGQGMGTLTITDSVTQGSVFYRLRKP; from the coding sequence ATGAATTTTCCGAGTCCCAATGGCCATTACCTCGCCATGGGGAATGATGATCACCGCACAGAGCTGACAGCCAATGGGAACGTTCTGGCGATTTATTACAACACTTTGGACAAGACCTGGCCCACAAACGACGCAGCCACTGCCGCGGCGTCCATCAATCAATGGGTCATGAATAATTTTACCAACACCGGACCGAGACCTGATTGGATTGTGTTGAATGAGATCGCTTCGTCCACCTGGACTCCGAACCCAAGCTACCGCACGTGGATTCGGGACGTGGTCCATGCGCTCAAAACGACCTATGGCTATACGATTATTGTTTATGCGCCATACACAAATCCCGTTGGGACTGCGGCCGACTGGCAGGGATTGGCATCTGATGCTTATATCGGTATTGAGAATTACCTCAGCGGACAGGAAATCAGCGCGCAAAGTTTTTCGGTGAGCTGGTGTCAGGGTCAGTATTCGAGCAGTCTCGTCAATTATTCAAACTTCGGCGTCTCGCCAAATCGCCTCATTCTCGGCGAACATTTCGCTCAGTCGACCAACAGCACCGGGTTTGGGCGATCAGGAGTTTCTTCGAACAATTGGGACAGCGCGATCATTGCGCGAAGCCGCGGGGCCACAAACGTAGCCTTTGCCGGGTTCATCGGATATTCCTGGGGAGCCAATGGAATGAACGTGTCACAAGACGAAATGATTCATTTCGAAGATACCTATGCTACAAACCCGCTGCCGCGCAAAACCAGCGTGACCCTTCCATATATTATTGACCAACCGCTCAGCCAGTCGGCGGTATGGAAAACAAACGTGAGCTTCAGCGTCATGCCGGCTGGAAAAGCGCCTCTGGGCTATCAATGGCGATTGAACGGCGCTACGATTCCGGGCGCTACAAATCAAACGCTGACGCTCACCAATATCGGGGCTGCCAATGCGGGTGCTTATTCAGTCATGTTGAGCAACGTCGCAGGCACTACTCTCAGTTCGAATGCCGTGCTGACGATCTTCATGCCCGACGATCATTATCAATTGTCTAAACTGTGGAGCCTCGCTCCAGGCTCGGCCCCTTACGCCACTGGTTCCACAAATCTTTCCACTTCCCAAACTCCGTTGCAGCGGGGCATCGCGTACAACGCACTGTCGAACCAGGTTTATATTGTCAGCCGCAGTGGCGCAACGACTGGGTTGAATATCAACGTGCTGGATGGCAGCACAGGGATGTGGCTCTATTCATTGGACACCACTGGTATCAGCGGCGGTGCCATCGTGCTGCTGGAAATGATGGCGGCTGCTGACGGCGCTCTTTACGCCGCCAATCTGGATGTTTCTGGAGGCACCACGCCGTCGACATTTCGTCTTTATCGATGGACAAACTCCTCCCCCACCACAAAGCCGATTCAAGTTTTTCAAGGCGAACCCGCCGGGCAGGCAACGGCTTTCCGCTGGGGTGACGCGATGGATCTGCGCGGCACGGGCACGAACACACAACTGATTATCGACAGCCAATTGCTGGCTGGATCCGTGGGCGGTCCTTTTGCAGCAATCCTGACGCCGAGCAGCGGCGCGATGAACCAGTTCGTCACGACCGCCCTCACCGAACCCAACGGCTCGGGAAGTCTGGGGCGCAGCTTGCAGTTTGGCGCGGGAAATACGTTCTGGCAAAAACGCAAAGGCACAGCCCTGATGCAGTTAAGCTACGACCTGACCAATCACAACAGCACCCTCCTGATGAGTGTCACCAATCTTCCCGCGGCGCTCGGGCCGGTGGCAATTGATCTGGCGCGCGGTTTCCTGGCAGGATTGAGTTTTTCCGGCAACTCCACGCAGCCGGACGCCATCGAACTCTATGAGATTCAGGATTTGAGCAATCCGGTGCTGATTGCGCGCTACAATTTTCCGACTAACGAACTCGGCAATGCCAATTTCATCGGCCAGATCGTGATCAATGGGGACCGGCTCTATGCCTGCGATGGGAACAATGGTTTCCTTGCCTTCTCAATCATTCCGCCCGTGATTCCCAAACTCCATTTGAACCTCTCCAATGACATTATTTCTATCGCATGGACAAATTCCGTGTCCGGCTGGAACTTGCAGAAGACCATCAATCTCTCTGCCGCCAACAGCTGGACAAATTTTTCCCAACTCCCCGGCCAGGGGATGGGCACGCTAACAATCACTGATAGCGTAACACAAGGAAGCGTCTTCTATCGTTTGCGCAAACCATAG